Part of the Lotus japonicus ecotype B-129 chromosome 6, LjGifu_v1.2 genome, ctcttaaaagtttctctgTAGACCCCACAATCAACTACATACTTTGGGTGATTAAATGATAAGCAAATATAATACTTTAAATGAACATATTTATGAAAGACACATGAGAGATAAGTGTCTACACTATCACACTCAAATTAGACAAGGTGGAAGAACAGTTTCTCTCCAATAGTGTGAGACACTAGTGAGAGAGTTTCTTTAGTGTGAGACACTCCCATTGGAGATACTCTATAGGATAGATCTCACACATCTAAATTAAAGAACTATTGGAGATAACCTCATTAGCTTTCAGGGATCCATCtagatttataattttttagagAAGAGAAAAGTTTGAGGGAGGAGGAAGTCCTTAAAAAGTTAGTAATAGAGTATAATGTGAAGTTATGAACAATTTAGGTGAGTATGAGGGGAGAGAACTTATAATTCACAATTTAAAGATAAATCAAAGCGGTTTcgtttaaaatattattaggaCTATCCATCggatgaaaaatattaaaacaccAGATCCGCCATCGACTATTCAGTGACTACATTGAGTTTCCCACTTCGGTATTTGTCTGGAATTTCATTATGATAGTTAGTGATAAAGCTTACTAAATTCCTTCCacttagggatggcaatgggtctcggACCCATATGGTACCCACAAAAAATACTCACTATGGGTAgagtaaaaacccgctagatgggtatggggtTAGGTAtgagtaattacccgcaaaaagtatatgaacaaattaacttaagttataactttcaaacttacttattttaaaaaatatgtgaatatttaaagtattcataatcattgctaatttactcccacttatttttaaaattagtaagttaataacctacaactttatgactatattataaatccaaaattaaaaattaagttatatctTTCTTACTTATtcattctaaaaaaatatattcttagttgaatgattttatttgttacgtagataatcttttgtatttatattagtgttttttatttaaaaagttagtcgtattttttgttttctattaacaaaaaatagtgaaaaatatattttggttagctaaattgcgggtaatgggcacgggtacgggcatataggtacccagagggtatggggacgggcattcaagttgctaccaACGCGGGTATGGGACAggtacgggtaattttttaaaacgcgggtatggggatgggtactatagtaccctatcCAGACCCTACacattgccatccctacttcCACTAATAAAGGCTTAATTCCTCACCCAAAACGGCACCGTTATTGATTTTCGATGTTAATTAAATAATACGACTCTCAATAAAACTAtctattttgttttttgaaagacTCAATAAAACTATCTTTGAGTTAATTTAGAATAAtgttttgtaaccaaaaaatttAGAATAATGTTTCAAATGTTTCCGATGTAAAAACTTTttctctaaaattaatttaaataaatttgagAGTCAACAAAAACACTAATTGCATGTGAATTGaattaaaagtaaataaaatatatttaaatgaaattaaaaaaatataatgaggATTTAGGAGAGGAAAGTTGAAGATTAAGGTTGTGCACGCAAGGGTAAACGTACCGAGAAACTCATCACTGAGAACacgccattgaagaagccctaATTCGAATTTCATCGCACACCCTTTTCATCTCCATCATCCAAGTTTCGTTCTTTTCGCCCAGAATTGAAATTTCCAGtgactaattttatttttggctgATAATATATGTAAATATTATCATATTCAATTACACATACATGCCCTATTTTGGTGTTTGATTTAGGGATATCAATGGAGGGCACAAATTTGGACTCTCAGAATCAGGTACAAGTTGTAGAAAATTTATCTGCAAGGGTTTCTAGTTGCTCCCTTGGCAACCAGATAtccaattccaattccaattcTTCTCTGGTAAATTTTCTCCTCTTTCCCTTACTATATATGTGTCTGTTTTGGTTTTTGTGTTATTTGTGGATGTTGACCCTTTTTTTGGGTGATTTTGTGTGTTGATGATTCACTTAAAAATGAAACTGTAAGGGGAAGAAAATTCAGGAAGCTATTCATGGCTAATTTGTGAACatgtaatataatatataatatattacttTAAGTCTTAAATAATAATCATTTTCCCTTTTTGAGACTTGGTTTTAGGTGCTCTATAGTTTATTAAATACTTTGTGTGATTGATTTGTTGTGCTTTGATATAATTGGCAGGATGATGAGGTTGTTAATAGGAAGAATCATGTTACTAATGAGCATGATGATTCGTATTCCACTGATAGCGTTGAAGGGCGTAGTATGACACCGTCCAGATTATATCCTGAAAGACCGTTGGAAAATAATAAAGATGACATGGAGTCTTTAGCTGATACTCAGAAGCAGGGGAAATACTTCTATTATGATGCTCCGCTGTATGAAGATACTGGGTCTTGGATACCGGTTTCAGTTCCACCTATGTTGGAAGATGATCACAAAGAGTGGGCCAAAGGTTTTCACACGAACGGCGGCTATTTTCCTGATGATGATATGGGATGGAGTCAATATGTTGGAGGAGAAAAGGAGTTGACTATGTGGGATGTGTTAGTGGAAATGTTACTTGTAGCTAGGGGAAAAGTGAATTCTTTGGCATCAGGAGATATTCATTCTTGTGCCATTTCATGGTTATCCAGCCATGTACTTGAACAAGCTTGGAGAGAGATGGCACAAACTCTTACTGAGGCCAACTTTGGTAATTTGAGGGAACTACTAGAAGCAGAGCCTCCAAAGTGGTTGGCGGATAGTGCTGCTGCTTCTTGTATGCTTTGTGGTGTGAGGTTTCATCCCATCATGTGCTCCCGGCATCACTGCCGGTTTTGTGGAGGAATATTTTGTGGTGAATGCTCCAAAGGACGCAGCTTGTTGCCGTCAAAGTTCCGAGTTTCTGACCCCCAAAGAGTCTGTGATGTATGCTTTGTCCGACTTGAGTCTGTGCAGCCTTATTTGATGAATGAGGTAAGTAATGCTGCTCAATTGCCAACTCACGACCTGACAGACCTCAGCACTTTGAGATCATGGGTTAATTTTCCTTGGGGACAGACCATGGAATATGAAATTTACAAAGCAGCTAACACTATCAAGGCTTATAACCGGGTATGTgtacaaatttattatttttcaagcCTAAATTTCCTTCTGAAGCTGAAACTATCTGTGATTCATGCTAATTATTGTGGGGTTTACATCTTTAGTGGAATATATTCCGATGCTTACCTGAACTAGAAATCAATTAAAAGTGTCTGTATGTATATCATGTGATGTTGACATCATCTTGTAATTTTTAAGGTTCTTGATGGTATTGTTTATGTCAACATGTCATGGTTGTGTAGGTCTACTATGTATTTTATTTCTGAAAATGTGTTTTACTTAATGaggaatttcaactttttcAGGTTGGTTATTTAAAGCCTGAGAAGTCAATTCCAGATGTCATTCTAAGGCATGCAAAAGGCCTCGCAATTATCACTGTGGTCAAAGTAGGAGTGATGGTTACTTATAATATTGGAACAGGACTTGTCGTTGCACGTAGAGAAGATGGTTCATGGTCTCCGCCATCTGCCATTTCCACATGTGGTGCGGGATGGGGGGCTCAGGTGAAATAACAAATCTGTAACAATACTGACTGAACACTCTAAATAATGATGTGGTTGTCCATATGGATTGAAAGCCAAGACTCTCACTATATGCTGCACATTCTGTTTCCAGCCTGCTCTAATACCAGaagattttattttgttgaactctagcaaaaaaaaaattcctagtAACTTCTGATCAAATATGCTgataattttttacaatttcatCTTGTTTAAGAAAATGGTTTCTGATTTCATTTTCATCTTTCACTAATAGTTACTAAAGTATTGTcatattttcaatttctttattttcaagTACTGAACGGGAAAACATACTAAAACTCAGTGCTAAAACTTTCAGGCCTGAAGTTTTTATATGAATCTTCATTTAATATTATTCTATTTACTCCTCAACTGTGCAAAGCACTGATTCCAACTTCCTACTTCTCATATGCAGCTGTCTCAAGGTTTTACTGATTCCTATTTATTCCATTCATGTCTTCTTAAGTGTTTAACTTATTTTTTCCACCTCACAGGCTGGAGGAGAGTTAACTGACTTCATTATTGTTCTGAGAACAACTGAAGCTGTCAAGACATTTAGTGGTAATGTACATCTTTCACTTGGTGCTGGTCTGAGTGCTGCAGTTGGCATTGCGGGAAGGGCACTTGAAGCTGATGTTCGAGCTGGTGATGGTGGCTATGCTGCTTGTTATACATACAGCTGCAGTAAAGGTATACTTATTTGGGATCATTTTGTGTACTGACCCCCTACTTATTTTTGGTCATTATGCAACTTGACCTTTTCTCTGCTCAATGGGAATATTTCTTAGCCTGGTAGTGCAATATACACTCTAGTCTCTATGTATAGGATCATTTGATTGCTTTGGTTTCATGAACCAATTAATGCAAACTTGAACTGGAGTACTGCAAAATATTGCTTTGCAGTTCATGAAAATTCTAGCTATGGAAAATGCTGTGTTTttgttttggggggggggggggggtgactgtgatatttaattatttatgttcACTTGAGGGTAGCATTTGACCATTATATTGCTTGCAGGTGCATTTGTTGGATGTTCACTTGAAGGAAGTATTGTCATCACTCGCACTCAAGAAAATTCTCGTTTTTATGGCAGCCAGTCTATCACTTCAACAGATATACTTCTTGGCTCGCTGCCTAGGCCTCCTGCTGCCGCCATTCTCTACCGTTCTCTTGCAGATTTGTATGGGAAGCTTGATGGTTAATTGAATGGTTCAATGTCACACTTCATTCCTTTTTCATTTTGAACATTGGCATTGAAGAAAATTTGTACAGATGCTAAGTCCCACTCAAATTGTAAAGGTTCTCTTCGTGTCATTATTTGTCATGTAAATAAATGCAGATGTAAATATTGTGTACTCTGCGTTGACCAAGATGGAGGATTGGTGACTTGTTTTAAGGTTAATTTTATATAAAGTActataagtttaatctctgtgCATGTACAAGAAATTCCCAACAGGAAGTTAAAATGCTTCTCTGGTCATCAAGAAGTCAAGTTGATTAGTTCTGAACCATACGAGTGCAATTAACATATAAATGATCCTTTCTTGTATTTCAgcttaaaaataatttctaGTCCAACCAAACGAACATGATTTTGATGGATTGCATAATAGACAATCTGCTGCAAATAGcttttcattttgattttttacaAATCTGTATGGTAAAGCCATGTCCatcaatgtttattttttaCCACTAATCACAAGAAAGGCGTACCATATAAAAAGGTATACTCTTATTCATTGATGTCCATGTCCTATGATATAAAAAATGTTTAAATGTAGCCAAAAGAAAATTTCAAAACTCCCAGAGCCTATTTCTCTGACCTATTTTGATCAAATTGAGGAAGAAACGTGGTGTGATCTTCTTAAGTCTCCCAAGTATGCTCTTCACAGATTGATTAAGGGCAACATATAAAGGGAACTGCATCATAGCAAATATACTGACAGGGAAGAACGCTGCGCAATATGTCAGGATTGAAGTCCATCTGTCATTCTCTAACTTGATGTTGATCAGAATTGTTGCACTGAATGATAGCATGGTTGTGGCcatggagaagaagagaaaggcaAAACCTGCCATTAGTTTCCGCGGGAGAGACTTCCGAAAATCCCGCATCTCACAGGGTGATGTCAGGATTGAGAGGAACATGACCACTGAAGCAAATGAACTCACCAGGGCTATAATATCCATGACCGTGAACACCAGAAATATAGCATGGTGGAGAAATCTAGGGAGGCCAGTAATGTCGTCTGTGCCACCAGGGACAGTGTAAGCTGCTGCAAAGACAACAGTGGCTACAAGGACAGCTACCGCAGAACATGACTGTGCTGTTTCTTTTATCCATTCACGAGCATCCTTCAGCAGTTGTTCATGCTTCTCTTCAAAGAGTTCCCATGCTGTTTCGTTGCTCTTATTGTTGTGAATGATGTAATGGTAAGGGAGTCTTTTTTCTATGCGCTGTTTATGTATAGAATTGGAAATCAGATAGAAACTTGGTACTAGGCATTAATTAGAGATATTCACAATATATGAATGTGTCAGCTATCAGATTCAGATTATCTCATGTAACATGATAGCTCATATTAAACTTCATGTCTGATTGTCTATGCTAGCTCCATCAATATTTAATAGATGTAATCCTGaatatttttacaaagaaaaaaatagacaCAAAATTTCAACATGACATAGTCATGTGAATTCTTAACAATAAAGATCCTAATCCCCTAGCTATGTTAATTTCATTTAACTTTCACCTCCATTTATCTTTATCTTTGTTATGATCATATatgcttaatttttcttttttgttaacAAGAGTTTGAGTGGCTTTAGTTCTGGTCACCACCACAGGTCAGAGCATGACTCTAGAACCATAACTTGCTTACAGAGGTACTTAGAGATAACCCACCAAAACAACCTTTATATCAGCAGTGAGAATCAAACACACAACCTTCTGAGAGGAAGTGATTCATCCTTACTACCGAGCCAACATGTGTTTGCTATATGCTTAAAATTTTGAATGAACACATGATGCATTGAATTGGGAAGCAAGAGGAGATTATGTGTAAATGTCATTTCTGATTTTGAGATGATAAAAAAGTTAATTGCTTACTTCAAACCAATGCAATTCCTCTTGCAATTGCAGAGCATAACCAGGTTGGCTCCCCCCTATAAACTCTGCAGTGTAGTGAAGCACAGTGTTACTTTCCTTGTCTATTTTGCCAGCAAGACGTCTCACCATTTTCAATTTCTTCAACAATCTGAAAATCTCTAGCTGACGGTGTTTAACTGCCATGTACAAGATGTTCTGCTCATCTTCACTGACATGCTCGATTGATTGAGGATTCAAGCGAATTATTTCCTCAACAATCTCTACAATTCCATTGCAAGCAGCCATCAACAAAGGGGTATAAATAATGGGTTTGGTTGTTGCAGCCTCTTGTTCCTTTTGTTGCTCCTCTTGTTTTTCTTGTCTCTTTCGTTTCTTCCCTTCGTATTTCTTGGATTGATGATGTGATCTCCCCATTGAAACTGTTCTGTCCTTTGCCACATAACTATGTTGCCATGAATGGTCTGTCTTTACTAATAGCTGTACAAGTTCTTGTACCAGGTTGTGCATTTCCTTTTTTCTCCAAACTTTCGCAACCTCCTTCCATTCTGACCAAGaacataacaataataatacacAAGTAACATTAGTAGAAAGAATAATTTCAGAATTCAAAAACAGAAATAGTCTAACTGGAATGGAGAAATTTATCATGAACACATGGTTGCACCTTTTGCGATAAGCTTCCACATAGTGTACCACATCCATGAAAAGGCTGCAATTTTGATTCACATTTTTATATGGTTAGATGCCTTTGCACACATATATCAAATAAGTTAACTGTTTGAATAGAGTTTAATTACTATGCACAAGTTTTACTTTTCACGCTTTCATCAAACATGAACCATTTGAAATTTTGAACTAATTTTAGAATTTGGTTAGCTTATTATGTGAAATTTTACATTAGTTGATTAGAAGATCCCCTCCGTTATTTTATACACTTCTTCAAGGTGAACTCTCGAGTGCCAAGTGCCCAAGTGCCAACTAATACATAAATTGTGTGTTTAGTATGTATTTTAACCTATTTAACACAAACCTGAGAGTTTCCTCTGAGATTGAAGTGGTTCAAGCTTCATTGGATATTGATACGGTTCAACTATATCCTTTTGGCCGCTTTCCAAATCTTTTCCCTTTTTAGTACCATGCTTACAATTTTGAATAAAGTATCTTTCATCTTGATAATCAGGAACCACTGCAACACGATATTATAACTATAAGCTAAATTTGCTATATAATCTATCAGAGCATTCCCTTAATTTATCAAATGTCTGATTGGTTCGAGTGGTACATGAATGCATGTTTTAAGTTCAAATATTGTGTATGGATTACAAAGCCCACTAATCAAAGATAAAGTTAGCAGAGATTTACAAATATATATGAACTTTTTGAAGATCCCCATTTGAGTTTGACTCTTAAATGCTGATGGCATTTTAGCTAGCAATTGTAGAGTTGTCAATTCATGGTCTTCCTTTAAATAAGCGAGCTCACCATACCTTTTCAATAACCATAATGCTGTGCCTGCATTGAAAACAATCAGCTagctaatttctttttcttcaccaaagaCAACAGAATAacgaaaagatcaaggaacaatgTTAACTTGGGCAAAATTTTCCAAAATAGTAATGCTATTCAGCATGAATGGTTTTGTATGAGAGTATCACCAAACAAAAATAACCAATCAAGAATGGATAAATGCTTAATGGTATTTTGAATTAAACTCCTCTTTAATTTTAAGGTTTTGATACATCAATACTCATTTTTTCTTCTATCACATTTTAATACCAGATTTTTCTTGATCTAAAATTGAGAAAGATAATttaaaatactttatttttatggataaaaaccaaattaaaatttaaaaatagtaaaatgaaATCAACATCAACATATGGTTTTGAGTGTATATTCAATTAACATCCTTTTAACATCAGATTTTAACCTCCGCAAAGATTAGCGACGATTAAAATCCGCCACTTAGCAAGTGTTAACTGAATTCTGCTCAAAACCGTATGTCCGAGTAATACTAACTATCTAGAAAAAGCACTATATTGTGTGCATGCATGTGTGTGTGCCTGCAGAGGAATTGCAAGAACAGAGTATGGAGATTAAGAAGAGAGTGAAACCAAAAAATTGGTCTATGACAGTAGTGTGAAGAATGGACATCTGATCAACTTCTCTATGAAAATGGATCCTCAAGTCTATGCCTTCTTCATGAACCAAGTACTCCAACAAATCTGTTTTCCCAAGAGCAGCTGCTCTGTACACTGGAGTCTCTCCCAAttcatttctcattttcatcACTGCCTCAAACTGCTCTGTCCCTTCACCATCCTCCATCTCCAGTATTCTCCTTGTCTCCTTCGACCCTTGACCCTCGTACCTAAGTATGCACCTTGTCATTCCCACTTCTCCGGTGAACGCCACCTCGTGAAGCGGCGTGTTCCCCATCGCATCCTGCATCCTCAACACATGTTGCACATCTGACATATCCACCATTCCAAGCATTTCCTCATACATTTCTGTGCTGCCACAGTGAGCTGCATAGTGAAAAGGGGTGCTTTGTTGCAAATCAATTTGCTTAGTCACGAGATCTTTGTGTTTGCGGAAAAATTCCAGAAACCCTTTCCAATCATATCTCTTGGCCAGTATATATGGCTCTCTCATTTTTTCAACTGATCCTATAACTTGCCTTGCCATTTCTCTGTTTTTCTTTCACTCTTCACTAGCTAACTGGTAAAGAACCAATGATCTATTATGGAATTCATGGTTACAATTTGAATTTATAACATGGAAAAGGAATCAAATTTAACCCACAAGATGAAAGTGTTTTGAACATATGCCTTGCTTAGTTAATTTATAAAGTGCACAGGCCAGAATCTTCATATCTTTCACGTATGGGATTGCATAACATCCTACAGTCTCACCATGCATATCACGACTTGAGAGTGGATATAAATAATTTATCGTTCCATACATAACACGCTATCATTAACAATGGCAATGATGAGCAAGGAAATTAAACTTCATTCACAAtacaagagagaaaggaagagaacaTTGCCAAATCTTTGCGTGTTGTTATCGATAGTATGGTGGGTCGTCGATAAATTAGTCAAAATCGTCATT contains:
- the LOC130722333 gene encoding uncharacterized protein LOC130722333, whose amino-acid sequence is MEGTNLDSQNQVQVVENLSARVSSCSLGNQISNSNSNSSLDDEVVNRKNHVTNEHDDSYSTDSVEGRSMTPSRLYPERPLENNKDDMESLADTQKQGKYFYYDAPLYEDTGSWIPVSVPPMLEDDHKEWAKGFHTNGGYFPDDDMGWSQYVGGEKELTMWDVLVEMLLVARGKVNSLASGDIHSCAISWLSSHVLEQAWREMAQTLTEANFGNLRELLEAEPPKWLADSAAASCMLCGVRFHPIMCSRHHCRFCGGIFCGECSKGRSLLPSKFRVSDPQRVCDVCFVRLESVQPYLMNEVSNAAQLPTHDLTDLSTLRSWVNFPWGQTMEYEIYKAANTIKAYNRVGYLKPEKSIPDVILRHAKGLAIITVVKVGVMVTYNIGTGLVVARREDGSWSPPSAISTCGAGWGAQAGGELTDFIIVLRTTEAVKTFSGNVHLSLGAGLSAAVGIAGRALEADVRAGDGGYAACYTYSCSKGAFVGCSLEGSIVITRTQENSRFYGSQSITSTDILLGSLPRPPAAAILYRSLADLYGKLDG
- the LOC130722332 gene encoding uncharacterized protein LOC130722332 isoform X1, whose translation is MARQVIGSVEKMREPYILAKRYDWKGFLEFFRKHKDLVTKQIDLQQSTPFHYAAHCGSTEMYEEMLGMVDMSDVQHVLRMQDAMGNTPLHEVAFTGEVGMTRCILRYEGQGSKETRRILEMEDGEGTEQFEAVMKMRNELGETPVYRAAALGKTDLLEYLVHEEGIDLRIHFHREVDQMSILHTTVIDQFFGTALWLLKRYGELAYLKEDHELTTLQLLAKMPSAFKSQTQMGIFKKFIYILVPDYQDERYFIQNCKHGTKKGKDLESGQKDIVEPYQYPMKLEPLQSQRKLSAFSWMWYTMWKLIAKEWKEVAKVWRKKEMHNLVQELVQLLVKTDHSWQHSYVAKDRTVSMGRSHHQSKKYEGKKRKRQEKQEEQQKEQEAATTKPIIYTPLLMAACNGIVEIVEEIIRLNPQSIEHVSEDEQNILYMAVKHRQLEIFRLLKKLKMVRRLAGKIDKESNTVLHYTAEFIGGSQPGYALQLQEELHWFERIEKRLPYHYIIHNNKSNETAWELFEEKHEQLLKDAREWIKETAQSCSAVAVLVATVVFAAAYTVPGGTDDITGLPRFLHHAIFLVFTVMDIIALVSSFASVVMFLSILTSPCEMRDFRKSLPRKLMAGFAFLFFSMATTMLSFSATILINIKLENDRWTSILTYCAAFFPVSIFAMMQFPLYVALNQSVKSILGRLKKITPRFFLNLIKIGQRNRLWEF
- the LOC130722332 gene encoding uncharacterized protein LOC130722332 isoform X2; this translates as MARQVIGSVEKMREPYILAKRYDWKGFLEFFRKHKDLVTKQIDLQQSTPFHYAAHCGSTEMYEEMLGMVDMSDVQHVLRMQDAMGNTPLHEVAFTGEVGMTRCILRYEGQGSKETRRILEMEDGEGTEQFEAVMKMRNELGETPVYRAAALGKTDLLEYLVHEEGIDLRIHFHREVDQMSILHTTVIDQFFGTALWLLKRYGELAYLKEDHELTTLQLLAKMPSAFKSQTQMGIFKKFIYILVPDYQDERYFIQNCKHGTKKGKDLESGQKDIVEPYQYPMKLEPLQSQRKLSAFSWMWYTMWKLIAKEWKEVAKVWRKKEMHNLVQELVQLLVKTDHSWQHSYVAKDRTVSMGRSHHQSKKYEGKKRKRQEKQEEQQKEQEAATTKPIIYTPLLMAACNGIVEIVEEIIRLNPQSIEHVSEDEQNILYMAVKHRQLEIFRLLKKLKMVRRLAGKIDKESNTVLHYTAEFIGGSQPGYALQLQEELHWFERIEKRLPYHYIIHNNKSNETAWELFEEKHEQLLKDAREWIKETAQSCSAVAVLVATVVFAAAYTVPGGTDDITGLPRFLHHAIFLVFTVMDIIALCNNSDQHQVRE